GGAAAATGAAGTGCCAGGGCAAACAGCTGGGACAGTAAGGGGACAGACTGCATTCTAGAGTCTGTGATCATGGTGCATGGAGAGATGGCAGTTGCCGGCTAACCAAACGTCCCCCTCTCCACAGCCAAACCGAAGAGGAGAAGCCGAGAGCGTACCTCGTTCACCTCTCATCAGAAGGCGGAACTGGAGGCTCTGTTTAGCCTCACCCAGTTCCCAGATTATGTCACCCAGGAGTTGCTGGCCTCGAAGATTCACTTACAATACACCGTGGTGCAGGTCTGACCCTCTGGAGGGGGGTGTGCTCCCCAGATGCTTCTCCTGCatgcctgctccctccctctcccttctctctgccccatgacCAAATAATCACGACTAATCTTCCCTTTAGGGAGCAAGTGATAATAACCTGACTCCTGTGCTAGACACGTTCTGTGTTTTCACCCTCAGAAACAGACCCATTGACACAGGAGATAAACGGAGGCTCAGAATGGCAAGGTAGCTTCCCCAGGTTCAAGCCCGCTAAGTTGTAAAGATGGAACTCTCTCTAAGTGTGGAGCACTTGTCCTAAACTGTGCCTTCCACAAAGCCCCAAAGAGAAGAAGGGCCACTGTTTGCTGAGGCTTGTCCCTGGGGCTTGCTCGGTGAGGGTGCAAATAAGAAACCAGCCAGAGGTCTCCAGCTAGAATCACACCAAGGGCATATCAGATCCCTTctggaatgccttttttttttttttttttaagtttatttatttattttgagagagagagagacagagcacacaagcatgggaggggctgagagagggagggagacacagaacccaaagcaggctccaggctctgagctgtcagcacagagcctgacttggggcttgaatgcacaaaccGTTAAGATCATGAGCcgaaactggatgcttaactgcctgagccatccaaAGGCCCCTGGAATGCTCCTTTTTTTGTGTGGATCCTTCCAAAAGACTACCAAAGACACTTCTCAAGGACTCTGAGGCCAGACTCCGTACTCTACTCTGTCCTCTGAAGTCCTGACCCTTCATCCCACAGAGAACTCACGGCATATGGCCGctgcctccccactcctgctctgggGTCCAAACCCTGCCTCGTTCCCTTCTTTCTTCATCCTCGCCACCCTGGCCACGGGTGAGGCACGACTCCTACCCTGCCTCAGATACAGTGGGcagaagccccctccccccaggaaccTGCTCTCCAAGGAAGATAAAGGATCAATTTCCGGAATCCGTGTCCTCTGTCTTCTCCACAGGTTTGGTTTAAGAACCGCCGGGTTAAATGGAGAAAGAGCATCCAGAAAGAGCAAGAAGCCGggatcccagcccccacccctgcagcccagaggAACAGACCCAGGGCACCCAGACGCCTTTCCCACAGGCGGCCTGTtctccccagagtttctgatggCTCAGGGCCAGGCACTGGGAACTCAGATGGGGCTTCTCCACAGGGTGATCCTGAGCTGGACAGGCTGGTGGCTACAGTCCCCGCCTTGTCCTCCGCCCCATACGACATAAGCCAGGTCATGGAAGCCTATGGGTGTCTGGAGGAGAGTTCCAACCCGTTCAGTTGCCTTTATCAGTATCTCTCCCTGTCTGATGGCTAGCCGAAGCCCCCTGCTAGCTGGTCCTGTACGGAACCACTCTGTCTCCCTGCATCCTGCTAGCTGGTCCCGATGAAGGCTATCCTTATACCACAGGAGCAGGCTGGAGGTTCCCAAAAGCCGTCAGGATGGTTAAGCCCATAGATTTCAACAGTTACCGCTGTAGGTCACACCGAATTCACAGGGGATCCCTCCACCTTCTCTTCTCACCCCCGTTTCCCTTCGGGTGTGCTTCCACACCCAAATGTACGGGTTGGAAACATTCAGTCCTCTGTGTTcttttccctggtaggaaaaaaACCCTGCGGAAACCAGAGCCCTCTGGACCCAATCTGACGTGTTAATTTTCCCATAAGAAGAAACTGTCTGCATACTGGGGTGGTCAATTTGCAAATAAAGTTGGGTTTTGCTCCAGATTTTCTGAATCTCCAGTGTTCTTATCTGTAATGTGGGAATATAATAAACCCGGTCATAGAAGGTTGTGGGGAGTGACCCTTTTCCTAGCAGATTTcagtctgtttttccttctttttaaaaaaaaaattttttttttaatgtttatttttgagagagagggggagacacagaatctgaagcaggctccaggctccgagctgtcaacacagagcccaacccagggcgcaaacccacgatccatgagatcatgacctgagccgaagctggacgcttaaccgactcagccacccaggcgccccggccatgtaaggtttttaaaaatttacttatttttaattgtggcaaaagCTACACAAAACCATCgcagccatttttaagtgtatggttcaGTATGTTAGCTCGGCCCCTCACATGATTGTGCAACCAACTTCCAGACCTCTTTTCATGGTGCAAAATTAAatctctgtccccattaaacagcagccccccatttcccctccccccaacccctggcgCCCACCATTCCACCATCGGTCACCAGGAATGTGACAACACGAGTACCTCACAGAAGTAGAATCATCACGTCCTTGATCTAaaggcttatttcactgagcctTTCCTCCAGCTTCACTCCTGTTATAATATATgtcacaatttccttttttttctgaatttttttcagcatttattaatttttttttttattttttttttcaacgtttatttatttttgggacagagaaagacacagcatgaacgggggaggggcagagagagagggagacacagaatcggaaacaggctccaggctctgagccatcagcccagagcccgacgcggggctcgaactcacggaccgcgagatcgtgacctggctgaagtcggacgcttaaccgactgcgccacccaggcgccccagcatttattaattttttgagagacagagcacaagtgggggaggggacagagagagggagacatagaacctgaagcaggctccaggttcctatcagcacagagcccaatgcggggcttgaacccacaaaccaagggatcatgacctgagcccaagttggacacttaaccgactgcaccagccaggcgtccctcaattcccttcctttttaatgaaGCTTTTATGGCTTGTTGATTTTGAGTCATACTTAGAAaacttccttggggcacctgggtggcacagtcggttaagcatctgacttcggctcaggttaatctcccagtttgtggttttgagctatgctgacacctcagagtctggatggagcctgctttggattctgtgtctccctctctctctgcctctcccctgctctcactctctcaaaaataaacattaaaaaacattaaaaaaaaaaaagggagagagagagagagagagagagagagaacttcagCCTACCTCCAGTAAATATAGGAATTCACCCATTTTCTTTTgcacatttgtggttttctttttttacatttagatcccTGATCTATTGGGAATGTATATCTCATGTGTGGTGTGTAAAGTTTTGgcccaattttattctttcaagtgGCTAATCAGAcatcccagcatcatttgtttcAAAGCCCACATTTGGGTGTTGGGGAAACTGCACAGCCACGTGCACGAGAATGAAACTGGGCTCCTACTGTCCACCATCtgcaaaaatcaactcaaaatggaataatgccctgaaaccataaaactcctagaggaaacCAGGGGGTCAGCTCCTTGACATTGTCTTGTCAATGaattttttggatctgacaccaaGAGGAAAGGCAATAATGAACAAGTGAAACTACATCAACTTAAAAAGcagcagcaaaggaaaccatcaacaaaatgagaaggcaatgGACCAAGTGGGGGCAAATATTCCCAAAGTATATACAGAACTCCTATAACTTGGGGcaaccgggtggctcagttggttaagcatccaacttcggctcaggtcatgatctcacggttcatgaattcgagccccgcgtggggctctgtgctgacagctcagagcctggagcctgcttcaaattctgtgtctccctctctctctaccccttccctactcacgctctgtctctatctttcaaaaataaatacacattgaaaaaacaagacaaaacaaagaactcctacaactcaatagaagaaaaaagaaagaaaaaaaaaaaaaaggaagaaacaggacACAGTCTGATTACAAGGACTGAAACAGGTATTTTTCCCAGAgaacatccaggtggccaacagacacatgagaagatgctcaacatcactcatcatcagggaagcgcaaatcaaaaccacgatgagataccacctcacacctgcccgAATGcctaacattaacaagtcaggcaacagcagatgttggcaaggacgcggagaaaggggaacccgcCTGCGCTGCTtttgggaatgcacactggtgtagccgctccggaaaacagtatggtgtttcACCTCGGAAAGTGAAAGATAAAAGTACCACACAGTGCAGCAACCCCGCTTCGGGGAATCTCTCCGGGACTGTCTCGTAACATGATCTGCACCCCCGTTTTCGCTACAGCATTACTTACGTTAGGCAAGACACAGACACGGCCTGCGTGACCATCGATGGacaaacggataaagaaaatgtggtctctaCCCATAACGGTATGTTTTTCAGCTATAAACTGTCCATGtgtccatttgcaacaacctagGCGAACCTGGAGGCACTTAGgccaaatgaaagaagtcaaagacgAATAGCATATGATTTTATGTACAGGtggcatcttaaaaaaaaccctgaacacgtagatacagagaacagatttgcAGTTAACAGAAGTGGTGGGTGGGGAAAGAACTGGATGGAGATGGTCAAAATGCTCAAACTTCAAAAATAAGTCCTGGGACGTAAGAGACGGCATGGTGACTCTGATGTACGATGCTATGTGGCACGTTTGGAAGTTGGGTTAATTAGAAGGCAGACAATGGccaaactttaaaacataagctaagaagaaaaaagagaatacatCCAAATCTCTAAATGTTCCTTCTGAGCCTGTGCAGTGAGCAAGTCTGGTCCAGGAAAAAACTGCACGGATAAAAGGAAAAGTCCACCCTGATTGTGAAAATGCAGGAGGTTCTCCAGCAGACAAGTCCCTTCCCTGTGTTCTGGGTTCTCACCTGTGAACATGCATCCAGTCCTTCAGGACTCTGCATCCGGGGAGAAGGAGGGAACAAAGGGCAACCTGACTCCTTGCAGACTAAGtctgggagggagaaaaaagcagaGGGAAAGCATTAAGGTCCtgaagaacaaacagaattaAACAAAATCCTCAGAGAACACAGAAACCCTTCCCCCAAATCAGAATCTATTGCAGAGACTGTCCTTTGCTGGGCTGACAGAacaggggtgagggggggtggTGCCGGGGAACTACCCACATCcacaaaaccagaagaaaacgGAGTCTTTATAAAATGCATACTTACATAAGGATGATAAAAATTTGACTTTATATTacttaagtgtccaattcttttttttttatttttatttttttaagtgtttattttttttggagacagagacagagcacgtgctGGGAAgaggagcgagagagggagacacagaatccgaagcaggctccaggttctgagctgtcagcacagagcccgacgcggggctcaaactcacaaatcgcgagatcatgacctgagccgaagtaggaggtccaactgacagagccatccaggcgcccctaaataaatcaacttaaaaaaatttttttttgactttataaaatatatatgatgtaacaataaattttaaaacatgcttaTGCGTGAATGGGGCAAAATTAATCCTAGATTagtcaaagaaaataatgtagtcACACCTCAgtaggggtgcctgtctggctcagtcagtacagcatgggactcttaatctcagggtagtgagtttgagccccaagttgggcatagagattacttagaaaagagagagagagagagagagagagagagaagagagagagagagacctattCACCAgtaactagggaaaaaaaaaaggtttaagacTCTAAGAACAAATCTGCAAATAATCTTCAAGGTTATTCTGCATAAAATGGTAAACTGTTATGGGGGggcattaaatatttgaatatacagGGAGATATAACAAAGCCATGAATGGAAAAGTCTAATGAGAAGCAGCtttttccaaattcatttgtAAACTCTAAACAGTTCTGATCAGAATGCTAACTGGGCTTTCTTGAGGTGGGTCAGAGGGGACTAGCTAAAGTTTTGCCCAAAAATcatacaaaagaataataaaggggCACTGGTTCgttcagacggttaagcgtccgactcttgattccagctcaggtcatagttttgaggtctgtgagtttgagccccaggtcaggttctctgctcacagcaaagagcctacttgggattcacattctctctctctcaaaataaataaactaaaaaaaaagagagagagagagagagagagagaataatatgCAAGAAATTCTCAACTATTCTAAGATGTATACGGAATAAGGATATTTTGAAAACCAcgaaggatggggtgcctgggtgactcagttgagcatctgacttcggctcaggtcatgatctcacagttcgtgaggtcaagtcacgcattgggctctgtgctgacggcttggagcctggagcctgcttgggattctgtgtcttcctctccctctgccccttccccactcgcactctgcctctctctctgaaaaataaacatttttaaaaaattaaagaaaaaaatgaacaccaTGAAGGAAGGGACCTGTCTGTATGCCCTTCAGAAAGGAAACGATGATCAAAAGCTGGTAAATGGTGTGGATTGGTCAGGGATAGAGGTTATAGACTGGGGTAGCCTGCTGGAGAACAAttagaaggactttttttttttttttttttaattttatttttaagtaacctctacacccgtcatggggcttgaactcatgacttcaAGATCAAAGTTGCACACTCTATTGACTGAGCTggtcaggcgcccctagaaggacTTTCTCAAATTAATTGCATGTTTGTTTAAAACACAAGCAAGCAACCAGTGTCCTGGAAATGGATAGGGGAAGAAATTTCCATCCTGCTCAATGAGATGAGAGCCGGGGAGCTCCTTATAAACCCTCCCAGGAAGCAAAGGGACACTCCGTTACAGTTTTATAAACATGGTATAGGAACAATACACACAATGGGGCCTAAAACACCATTTCAGTTATGCACATTACAAACCTAtgctcccagggcacctgggtggcttagttaagcgtttgactcttggtttctgctcaggtcatgatctcaccattcaggagatcaagccccaagtctggctctgtgctgacagcatggagcctccttcggattctctctctttcccccctgcccttcacccctgccccattcgctctctgtcactcaaaattACTAAACTTATGCTCCCGTGATAGCATCTTAGAAAACAAGTactaaaaatgagtaaaagtgcTCATACGAGTGGTTCTTGGAAACTGGAAGAGTTGTCTGCAGTGGggaggaaaataagagagagggtggggattAAAATGCAGAcgaaaatggggtgcctgggtggctgagttggttgagcatctgacttcagctcaggtcatgatctcctggttcatgagttcgagccctgagtcgggacCTGTggtgatagcccagagcctggaacctgcttcagattccgtgtctccctctttctctgcccctccctcgctcacgctctgtctctttcaaaaataaataagcattaaaattttttttttaaaaaatgcacaagaaaataataaaacaacagagATAGAATCAGGACTAGGTGGGCATTTCGGGGAGCAAACAGCATGGGGAGACCCCCGCCTGAGTTCCTGGGTGTCCGGGTACCTAAGCGATGCCCTAGCACACTGTGCAGAACCACACACTGGGGTCCCAGAGAGGGTCTGGTGGACGGGGTGATTTAGGTGAACTGTTAAACGCGGGCCTTCCTCAGTTACAGACAACCCAGGGAATAGCCCACCACAGCTCACTGACCTCACTCAACCGACCCTTCTGGGGAGCGAGGCCCTGGAGGCAAGGCCGTGTTGAGTTAGAACAAACGGAGGATGGAGACACATGTGGTGGCAGGCAAAAAGAGGGGGAGTAAACAGGAGGGGGTACCTTCTGCCCGGGCTAGTGGTGGTTGGAGCTCTGACCCCACTGGTTCCCGAGGTCTAGGGCACCCTAGGGGTTCTAGAATTCGTGGTTGGATGGAGAGCTGCAGGACGCAGAGCTccgggcagggagggggcgccGAGGAAGAGGTGCATGGTGACACCCTCACTTAGCGGGGTTTGGAGAGGCCCGCGAGGGCAGAGCGCAAACCTCCCCTGGGCAGTGCGGCAGAGCAAAGATACCCCATCCAGATGTACAGACCTAACATGTTAGCGGAAGAAATCGAATTGTGCCAAATCCAATCGCACAGGTTCTGACCTCTCGCCAAGCTCCGGGTTCCAGGGGCCTGAGATGGGCTGCCCTGGAGTTGGTGCATCCGGGGAGTGGGGGCCCGGAGACCCGGGGGCCTGGGGGCGCAGGCCTGGAGCGGAGGAGAAGCAGGGACTTGGCAAGGGGAGCATCGCGGGGCgtcacggggcgggggggggggggtagggggaacACCATACTACTGCTGAAAATGTTTGCTTCgccactgccactgccactggGGTCACAGACAAGATGCCGCTGGTGGCGCTTAGCAGCCCTGCACTGGAAACGTGCGCTCAGCGTGGCTGGCGTCCTGGCATCCGGGGCGGGGAGGCGCACGGTGGCGTCGGGGGGCGTGGAGACAGGCCACacgtcgggggtgggggtgcgtgTGTAGGGGTGGAGATGGGCGGGACCAGCGCCGGGGATTGGTGCGCCGGGACATACGTGAGGCGTCCATTCCCAGGATGTGGGCGCGGGTGGCGTGGAGCCGGTTGAAGAGGCTGGCGCTGGGCAGGCGAGCGGACCGTCGGGGAAGCTGGCGTCGGAGGTTGTGGAGAGGCGAAGGGATGCCGGACGGACAGGGGTGTTGAGGCCAGGGGGCCCCTGGCACTGCGGACGTCGGGGTGGGGACGCAGAGCCTGCGGAGAGCCTTGCTTTGCAGGTAAGGCACGGGGACCTCAGAGATGTAGGGACAGACATCGGACACCGTAGTAGCATGTCCTCCTGGCCGTGATGTGGCAGGCTTTCCTGCCCCGGCTCTTTGGTCCTTACACCAAATTTGGGGAATCAGGGTGAGTGAACATGAAAAGCGTCCTCAGGACAGCGCCTGTTTTTCCCAGGGCAGAAGCTGGTTTCACATAAATCAGAGTTTCCATCTGTTTCTCTGGGTCCAGTTAGGGGCCTCGTTCCTAACTCCTGTTGTTGCTCAGGTCCCAGAAGGGAGACATGGGAAGGGGATGGGCCACGGGGAGGTACACAGTCCCCGCTGGGCTCAGGGAGGTCGAGGTGTGGCTGGGACTCGTTGGAAGTCTGGAGTGCCAGCCACAGCCCTTTCCCTGAGAGGCTGTATGGTTAGGGACATTGTTTGGGCCTGGGCAGAAAGATCCTGACTTGGGGACTAATGGGATGTAATTGATGCCGGAGCCCTGTGGGTTCATGTAGTGGTGTTTCTGGGCACATTAATAGGAGTAAAAATCCGGGCTGGCTGAAGAAGCCTCTCCAGCCCATAGTTGTGTGATCATGAGTTCTTTAAATGGTGTTCAgccacaaggggcgcctgggtggctcagttgtttgagcgtccgacttccgctgaggtcatgatctcgcggttggtgagttccagccccgcgtcgggctctgtgctgacagctcagagcctggagcctgcttcggattctgtgtctccctctctgtctgcccctaccctgatCGCCctcggtctttctctctcaaaaataaacattaggggcgcctgggtggctcagtcggttaagcgtccgacttcggctcaggtcaggatctcacggtccgtgggttcaatccccgcgtcgggctctgtgctgacagctcagagcctggagcctgtttcggattctgtgtctccctctttctctgaccctcccctgctcatgctctgtctctgtctcaaaaataaataaatgttaaaaaaaaaattaaaaaaaaatttttaaaaattgaaaaaatatattattcacccaccagaaagatggaaatcttgccatttgtcaaGACATGGATAagcctggagggcattatgctaagatAAATCAGAGGAAGACATACTGTATGATcttgcttatatgtggaatctaaaagtgTCAAGTTTGTGGAACCAGAgacaatggtggttgccaggggtgggggtggggtgggaaaaagGGGCAGATGCTGGTTAAAGGGTACAGACTTATTTGTAGGATgcataagttctggggatctaatgtacagcctGCTGACTGTAGTTATTGTATAATTGAGATTTGCAAAGAATAGATCGAAATGGAAACTACGTGAGATGACGggtggctttttgtttgtttatttttgagagagagctgcaCACACATGCgtggaggggaagggcagagagagggagagagtcctaagcaggctccgtgctgtcagcccagagcctgatgtggggcttgatcccacgaaccacaagattgtgacctgagccaaaatcaagagttggatgcttcacccactgagccacctaggcgccccagatgGATGGGTTAATGAGCTTGgttgtggcaatcatttcacaatgtatacgtGTATCAAGGCATCATGTCGTACACCTTAAATATGCACAATTGTAATTTGTCAATTAGACCTCTTTAAAGCTGGGGAGAAATACAGATAGTTCCTTAAGTTGGAAATTTGTTAAGTATTGAGTCttaggaaggagagaaaacagccAACCAAGAAACAGCAGCCATGCCAGATCCTTGGTTggtcttcccttcctcctggggTCAGAGACTAGGAGACCCTAGAATGGACACAAATGGGGTGTTTGCCTCAGCTGTagcccttttcttccctctgggtGCCCTGGAGTGGGGTAGACCCTTGCCCAAACCATACACCCTGTTTGCCACCAATTATTCCAACAGGGGAAGAGGCTTACTTACTGCCTAGTGGGCTTGGACTCCTCACCCTATCTAGGTGCcatcctgcccccttcccacatCCTGCAGCAAAGTCATAGGCTTGCCACCATTCCTGTTTTTCAGATTAGGAAGTTGAGGTAGAGAAGTTACATAACAAGATTATTCCTTCCCAATCTCATTTACACTTTGTTAGCCTGGCCTTCTGGAAGATAAGTGTCTTCAACTCTTCTAGATGGGATAATCAACTCCTCCAGATttgctggggatggggggtgCTTCTTGGTTTTAGCCCTCTGGAAAACTACTTAGGTGCAAACCAACTGTGGGTCACCCAGTTTCTAGACCATAGGTTGGCATATTCTCTTGGCCTGTTGTGTGGCCAGTGAGTGAAGACTGGTTTTTACAGCTTGTAAAGGTTtagaagaggaggagggtgagTAGGGAGGatgagggagggcaggggtgggggtagagaggaggctggaggggacaGAAAGTTGAGGGTGGAGTAGGCAAGGAGATTAGGGTAGAGTCTGGGGAGGGTTAAGGGTAGTGGGGgtagggacaggggtgggggtgggtagagggtgctggaggggagggttagaatggagaggagggtggggtaGGCATGGAGATTAGGGTAGAGTCTGGGGGAGGGTTAAGGgcagtggagggagggacaggggtgggggtgggtagaggaAGCTGGAGGCGAGGGTAAAaatggagaggagggtggggttGGCATGGAGATTAGGGTAGAGTCTGGGGGAAGGTtaaggggaggcagaggagggtagggggagcaggtgagggaggagagataggaggaggaggaaggggacaaGAATATGGAACAGACATGGCATGTGGAAGAGAAAGCTTATTTACTCCCTGGCTCTATGTTAACAACTCATGCTCAACACTTTCAAGGTTagaggtttgagccccacctgaCAGGAGAGGGGAGAACAGTGACCAGGACAGCTCTACTCACTGGAAGGATGCGAGGGCTTTGCTGGTGTTGCCCTGGGATCCACAGAATCCGTGGTGTCAGTGGTGTCAGTGGAGCCCCCACGATGGACATCACGGTGGGGGAAATGTCCTCAAGGACCGGATGACATAAGAATGGCCTGTGGGACAGAGGGGCTGTTAACTTtgtggctccttttttttttttttttaattttgtttttaatgtttttaattcatttttgagacagagagagacagagcatgaaggggggaggggcagagagagagggagacacagaatcggaagcaggctccaagctccaagccatcagcccagagcctgacgcggggctcgaactcacggaccgcaagatcgtgacctgagctgaagtcggacgcttaaccgactgagccacccgggcgcccctgtggCTCCTTTTAAGGGGCAGCGTGGACAGAGCCCAAAGATCAGCACCCACCAGTTCCGTGTCGCTTTCCTGACCTCCATCTCCCTTCTTAGCGTGGAGATGTTAATAACAGCTTCTCACTGAGACTCCGCATTATCCTTCCAGTGTTGGCCTAAAGAAAGCTGTTCAAAGTCAGTCCTCCCCGTGGGGATCCTTATACCCGTTTGTCGGGTGAGAAGTCAGGGAAAGAGGGCTTAAACCCTATCTGTGGGGTGCCGGATACAGACACAGGGACTGCTTGCTGTAAGAATGTACTTGTCTCTTGGGAAGTTCAGGTACCCAGGACTGAGTCTGCCAGCCCCAGGTTCACGGTCCATGCCTACTTGGTTTGGCTTAACCCTCAGACTTCTGCCCATCCTGAGTCCCCCTCAGTCCCGCTCACCCTGGCAGCTTGGCTCTGGGAATTTCTGCTCTCCACCTGCTCCAACAAGAGCCCCTCTTGGCGGCTTCACCCCTGAGTGCAGTCCTCAGCTCAGGCATGCCCCCTCCTAGCTACTCAGTGCTCCTCCAGGACCCCCGATTCTTTCGTGAAGCACAGCTCTGTGGTTTAGCTTGGAGACGCCCCCAAAACCCACAGGCTCGCTCTCTGAGCCTGCGGACTCACAGTCTTGTTGGGAGAGACAAATGGCCCAGGGAACAGCTGTGGAAATAATTGCTGATGGCAGGTGCTGTCCTGGAAGTGAGGGTTAGGTCTGGAAATGGG
The sequence above is a segment of the Leopardus geoffroyi isolate Oge1 chromosome E2, O.geoffroyi_Oge1_pat1.0, whole genome shotgun sequence genome. Coding sequences within it:
- the LOC123578464 gene encoding arginine-fifty homeobox-like encodes the protein MADQRAAKPKRRSRERTSFTSHQKAELEALFSLTQFPDYVTQELLASKIHLQYTVVQGDPELDRLVATVPALSSAPYDISQVMEAYGCLEESSNPFSCLYQYLSLSDG